A stretch of the Fimbriimonadaceae bacterium genome encodes the following:
- a CDS encoding nucleotide sugar dehydrogenase produces the protein MEGGVTASIPANAGTQLNIETGQAVVRSPASKTIAVYGLGYIGLPTSLAFAHAGHRVAGVEVNEATVEALNEGRVHIYEEGLDEYYREARETGRFSASLQPTPAEVHLIAVPTPVGADRRADLSYVEAASRTIGSVLKKGDLVVLESTVPPRTCLDVVAPAIQAVCGLVHGEDYDLAHCPERVIPGLILIELFKNDRIVGGTTPAAAARAAELYRDFVTGEIFQTDTTTAEAVKLMENTFRDVNIALANELKSICLSIGADPADAIRLANRHPRVNIHSPGIGVGGHCIPVDPWFLAQAAPDLARLIVTARGVNDARPLEVAAQLLRHTAERQAGTLCLLGLAYKPDVDDFRESPAVQIVATIAQAHPGKVLVVEPYTQELPEELSGYSNVQLVPLEEGLAQADLVAGLVAHRDFREAGVANRCAEKGALDYAGLWR, from the coding sequence GTGGAAGGGGGAGTGACAGCGTCGATCCCGGCCAATGCAGGGACGCAACTCAACATCGAAACGGGGCAAGCGGTCGTTCGATCGCCGGCTTCGAAAACGATCGCGGTCTACGGATTGGGGTACATCGGTCTCCCCACTTCGCTCGCATTCGCGCATGCCGGCCACCGGGTCGCGGGCGTCGAGGTCAACGAGGCCACGGTCGAGGCCCTGAACGAGGGACGGGTCCACATCTACGAGGAAGGGCTCGACGAGTACTACCGCGAAGCGCGCGAAACCGGTCGCTTCTCCGCCTCCCTTCAGCCCACCCCCGCCGAGGTGCATCTCATCGCGGTTCCCACACCGGTCGGCGCCGACAGGAGGGCGGATCTCTCCTATGTGGAGGCCGCATCCCGAACGATCGGGTCCGTGCTCAAGAAGGGCGACCTCGTCGTGTTGGAGAGCACGGTGCCTCCCCGGACTTGCCTCGACGTCGTGGCGCCGGCCATCCAAGCGGTGTGCGGGCTCGTGCACGGCGAGGATTACGACCTCGCACACTGTCCCGAGCGCGTCATTCCCGGCCTCATCCTCATCGAGCTGTTCAAGAACGACCGGATCGTGGGCGGAACGACCCCGGCGGCGGCGGCGCGGGCCGCCGAACTGTATCGGGACTTCGTCACCGGCGAGATTTTCCAGACCGACACGACCACCGCCGAGGCCGTCAAGCTGATGGAGAACACGTTCCGGGACGTGAACATCGCCCTGGCCAACGAGCTGAAGTCCATCTGCCTGTCCATCGGCGCGGACCCCGCCGACGCTATCCGTCTGGCCAACCGGCACCCGCGTGTGAACATCCACTCTCCCGGCATCGGAGTGGGCGGCCACTGCATCCCCGTCGATCCGTGGTTCCTCGCGCAGGCGGCGCCGGATCTTGCGCGCCTCATCGTCACGGCCCGAGGCGTCAACGACGCCCGTCCGCTGGAGGTCGCGGCACAGCTTCTGCGCCACACGGCCGAGCGCCAAGCCGGCACCCTGTGCCTGTTGGGACTCGCGTACAAGCCGGACGTGGACGATTTTCGAGAATCGCCGGCCGTCCAGATCGTGGCGACCATCGCGCAGGCGCACCCTGGGAAAGTGCTCGTGGTCGAGCCGTACACGCAGGAGCTTCCCGAGGAGCTGAGCGGCTATTCCAACGTCCAACTCGTCCCACTGGAAGAGGGGTTGGCTCAGGCCGATCTCGTAGCGGGCCTGGTGGCCCACCGCGACTTCAGGGAAGCCGGGGTGGCAAACCGGTGCGCGGAGAAGGGAGCGCTCGACTACGCCGGCCTTTGGCGTTGA